Proteins from one Hydrogenivirga caldilitoris genomic window:
- the flhB gene encoding flagellar biosynthesis protein FlhB, which produces MAQENKTEKATPYRRRKLKQEGNVAKSIELASSLTVLVSSLIIFFTGALIFREVVAFLMAISGLRPTEFSLLAGSTIKESFLNIVKLLIPFFVVTFLVVIGAHVAQFGFIFTLKPLQFKWERLNPFEGIKKMFSLTTLFELSKNTLKAALLFGIALFVLKGSVLLILNSAQMPIMEGVNFLLDLMIKVVIILGVVAFFIALLDYAYKKWDYERRIRMSRQEVREEFKQLEGHPEVRAKVRARMREMARGRMMAEVPKASVVITNPTHYAVALKYDAQKDRAPVVVAKGKGTLAERIIRVAQDNEVPIMRKPELARAIYSAVDVGDEIPPEFYRAVAEIIAFITFRKKRTYV; this is translated from the coding sequence ATGGCACAGGAGAATAAAACCGAAAAAGCCACACCCTACAGACGGAGGAAGCTAAAGCAGGAAGGTAATGTAGCAAAGAGTATAGAGCTTGCCTCCTCTCTTACAGTCTTGGTCTCTTCTTTAATTATCTTCTTTACAGGAGCTCTGATATTCAGAGAGGTTGTCGCCTTCCTGATGGCTATTTCCGGGCTCAGACCCACCGAGTTCTCCTTGCTTGCTGGTAGTACTATAAAGGAGTCCTTCCTTAATATAGTTAAACTCTTAATACCCTTCTTCGTTGTAACCTTCCTCGTGGTTATAGGTGCTCACGTAGCCCAGTTCGGTTTCATTTTCACCCTAAAACCCCTACAATTCAAATGGGAAAGGCTGAACCCCTTTGAAGGTATTAAAAAGATGTTCTCCCTGACCACCCTCTTTGAGCTATCAAAGAACACCCTTAAGGCAGCTCTTCTCTTCGGTATAGCTCTGTTTGTACTGAAGGGGAGCGTTCTGCTTATACTGAACTCCGCTCAGATGCCCATTATGGAGGGGGTTAACTTCCTCCTAGACCTTATGATAAAGGTCGTTATTATACTTGGCGTAGTGGCTTTCTTCATAGCTCTCCTTGATTACGCCTACAAGAAGTGGGACTATGAACGCAGGATAAGAATGTCAAGGCAAGAGGTGAGGGAAGAGTTCAAACAGCTTGAGGGACATCCAGAGGTAAGGGCAAAGGTAAGGGCACGGATGAGAGAGATGGCTCGTGGAAGGATGATGGCAGAAGTCCCCAAGGCAAGTGTCGTTATAACAAACCCGACCCATTACGCAGTGGCTCTAAAGTATGATGCCCAAAAGGACAGAGCACCGGTTGTGGTAGCCAAGGGTAAAGGAACTCTCGCTGAAAGGATAATAAGGGTAGCCCAGGACAACGAAGTCCCCATAATGAGAAAGCCTGAACTTGCAAGGGCTATATACTCTGCAGTTGATGTGGGAGATGAGATACCCCCTGAATTCTACAGGGCTGTAGCAGAGATAATAGCCTTTATAACTTTCAGAAAGAAGAGAACCTATGTGTAA
- a CDS encoding MarC family protein, producing the protein MEYLIFFFKAFISIVAIMNPFSGIPLVISLSQEYSDTEMKEIVRRSAQYAFLILLFFLFTGDLVFRLMGITLPAFKVGGGILLFLIALNLVQGEFLKERAKKHEIEAALSRENIALIPLAMPLLSGPGTITTVLVLRASIGSFYELMALICSILCAAFVAFLVLSSSTFLYNFMGKVGISLASRITGILLLAVSVQFITEGLKFLLFR; encoded by the coding sequence GTGGAGTACCTGATATTCTTCTTTAAAGCTTTTATTTCTATAGTCGCCATAATGAACCCTTTCTCTGGTATCCCTTTGGTCATATCCCTTTCTCAGGAATACTCTGATACTGAAATGAAGGAAATAGTTCGCCGCTCAGCTCAGTATGCCTTCCTTATACTTTTATTCTTTCTGTTTACCGGTGACCTCGTGTTCAGGCTTATGGGTATAACCCTACCTGCCTTCAAGGTCGGAGGGGGAATACTCCTGTTTCTTATAGCCTTGAATCTTGTTCAGGGGGAATTCCTAAAGGAAAGGGCAAAAAAGCATGAGATAGAGGCCGCCTTAAGTAGGGAGAACATAGCTCTGATACCCTTAGCTATGCCGCTCCTCTCCGGACCGGGAACTATAACCACCGTTCTTGTCCTCAGGGCTTCTATAGGCAGCTTCTATGAGCTGATGGCTCTGATATGTTCAATTTTATGTGCTGCCTTTGTAGCCTTTTTAGTCCTCTCTTCAAGCACCTTTCTGTATAACTTTATGGGCAAGGTGGGAATAAGTTTAGCGTCAAGGATTACAGGAATCCTCCTGCTCGCAGTGTCGGTACAGTTCATAACGGAAGGCTTGAAATTTCTCCTGTTCAGGTGA
- a CDS encoding ribonucleoside-diphosphate reductase subunit alpha → MEVVKRSGKREKLDINKIRIALEFAFKGLNVDPLELETDAQIQFRDGITTEEIQAVLIRTAAEKVSPETPDWQYAAARLLLYDLYKKVAHIRGYEVRDELSKDYRPYNVEGFYNFVKKYVQEGIYGDYLLKHYSEEDFKELSKHIKPERDLYFNYTGIKILADRYLARNEDGMVIELPQEMYMLISMTLAIPERQEERVKWAKEFYDLLSEHLITVATPTLMNARRPFTQLSSCFILTVDDDLYDIFDNVQKAAQISKHAGGLGIYLGKLRATGAPIRKFKGASSGVIPVVKVINDVMTYVDQLGMRKGSASITLDIWHKDILDFLEVKTNAGDERKKAHDIHPAISIPDIFMRRVANREKWTLLDPYYTKNVRDGKNLEDLWGEAFEEEYLRLERELPKEAKKEVDAFDLWKRLLTVAFETGEPYIFFRDHANKKNPNKHAGVVYSSNLCHEIVQNMSVTRHLSRELNQETGEITYRKQSGDVVVCNLGSINLGKVHTKETMEKVVPKLVRLLDNVIEMNYYAIPEAQYTNKRYRAIGIGVSNYHYCLVKNGIQWESEEHLRFTDRLFELIAFYAVKGSMELAKERGKYRLFEGSDWSRGIFFGRKIEEIEENSRENGNNLPWKELSEEVREHGMRNAYLIALMPTGSTSLILGATPSIDPIFAKYYKEENMSGILPQVPPEIDRFFWHYKSAYHIDQEWVIRAAAVRQKWIDQAQSLNLFIDPEKIDGPKLSKIYQLAWELGLKTIYYLRSKSITDIEECESCAV, encoded by the coding sequence ATGGAAGTAGTAAAGAGAAGTGGAAAGCGCGAAAAGCTTGACATAAACAAGATCAGGATAGCTCTGGAGTTTGCCTTTAAGGGTCTCAACGTAGACCCTCTGGAACTGGAAACGGACGCCCAGATCCAGTTCAGGGACGGTATAACTACCGAGGAGATACAGGCTGTCCTCATAAGAACAGCGGCGGAAAAGGTCTCCCCAGAAACTCCAGATTGGCAGTATGCAGCAGCCAGGTTATTACTGTACGACCTTTATAAGAAGGTTGCTCATATAAGAGGGTATGAGGTCAGAGATGAGCTTTCAAAGGACTACAGACCTTATAACGTTGAAGGTTTTTATAACTTCGTCAAGAAGTATGTCCAGGAAGGTATATACGGAGACTATCTTCTCAAGCACTATTCTGAGGAGGATTTTAAAGAGTTATCAAAACACATTAAACCCGAAAGAGACCTCTACTTCAACTATACAGGGATAAAAATTCTGGCAGACAGGTATCTTGCAAGGAACGAAGATGGAATGGTAATAGAGCTTCCCCAGGAGATGTATATGCTCATATCCATGACCCTTGCAATCCCAGAAAGGCAAGAGGAAAGAGTGAAGTGGGCAAAGGAGTTCTATGACCTGCTATCAGAGCACCTCATTACTGTTGCAACGCCAACCCTCATGAACGCAAGGAGACCCTTCACCCAGCTCTCTTCCTGTTTTATCCTCACAGTAGACGACGACCTGTATGACATCTTTGACAACGTCCAGAAGGCCGCTCAGATATCAAAACATGCAGGAGGGCTGGGAATATACCTTGGAAAGCTGAGAGCCACAGGAGCACCTATAAGGAAGTTTAAGGGAGCGAGCTCCGGAGTTATACCAGTTGTGAAAGTCATAAACGACGTTATGACTTATGTGGATCAGCTGGGCATGAGGAAAGGTTCTGCCTCTATAACTCTGGACATATGGCACAAGGACATCCTTGACTTTTTAGAGGTAAAAACTAACGCGGGAGATGAAAGGAAGAAGGCTCACGACATACATCCGGCGATCTCTATCCCGGACATATTTATGAGGAGGGTTGCAAACAGGGAGAAGTGGACACTCCTTGACCCGTACTACACCAAAAACGTACGGGATGGCAAAAACCTGGAAGACCTGTGGGGTGAAGCTTTTGAAGAGGAATACCTGAGACTTGAAAGAGAGCTCCCAAAGGAAGCTAAGAAAGAAGTTGATGCCTTTGACCTCTGGAAGAGGCTTCTTACAGTCGCCTTTGAAACGGGAGAGCCTTACATATTCTTCAGAGACCACGCTAACAAGAAGAACCCTAACAAGCATGCGGGAGTAGTTTACTCAAGTAACCTCTGCCATGAGATAGTGCAGAACATGAGCGTTACCAGACATCTGAGCAGGGAACTTAATCAGGAGACAGGAGAGATAACCTACAGGAAGCAGTCCGGTGACGTGGTCGTGTGTAACCTTGGCTCAATAAACCTCGGAAAGGTTCACACGAAAGAAACCATGGAAAAGGTTGTCCCCAAGCTCGTGAGGCTCTTGGACAACGTAATAGAGATGAACTACTACGCTATTCCGGAAGCCCAGTACACCAACAAGAGATACCGTGCCATAGGCATAGGGGTCTCCAATTACCATTACTGTCTCGTTAAGAACGGAATTCAGTGGGAGTCTGAGGAGCACCTGAGGTTCACAGACAGGCTCTTTGAGCTTATAGCTTTCTATGCGGTTAAAGGCTCTATGGAGCTGGCAAAGGAGAGGGGCAAGTACAGACTCTTTGAGGGCTCGGACTGGAGTAGGGGTATATTCTTTGGAAGAAAGATAGAGGAAATTGAAGAAAACTCCAGGGAAAACGGAAACAACCTGCCCTGGAAAGAGCTTTCGGAGGAAGTGAGGGAGCACGGAATGAGGAACGCCTATCTGATAGCTCTTATGCCAACAGGAAGCACTTCGCTCATACTTGGGGCAACTCCCTCTATTGACCCGATATTTGCCAAATACTACAAAGAGGAGAACATGAGTGGCATACTTCCCCAGGTTCCTCCTGAGATAGACAGGTTCTTCTGGCATTACAAGAGCGCATACCACATTGACCAGGAGTGGGTAATAAGGGCGGCAGCGGTCCGGCAGAAATGGATAGATCAGGCTCAATCCCTGAACCTCTTTATAGACCCTGAGAAGATTGACGGACCAAAACTTTCCAAGATATACCAGCTCGCCTGGGAGCTCGGACTCAAGACTATCTACTATTTAAGGAGCAAGTCTATAACCGACATAGAGGAGTGTGAGAGCTGTGCAGTTTAG
- a CDS encoding ribonucleotide-diphosphate reductase subunit beta, with protein MLDSSEKVLQRKLIFNPEGAREASERRVINGNPTNIIELNNIKYAWAFDLYKTMGFSNFWIPEEIPLMEDKKQYERVLSDYERRAYELVLSFLIALDSFQVDMLKDFARMITAPEIEMALTAQEFQESVHAYSYQFILESVVDPIKADEIYNFWREDERLRERNEVVAEVYNEFIRKPSQENFIKAVIGNYILESLYFYSGFAFFYTLGRQGKMTNTVQQIKYINRDELTHVTLFRNMILSLQKEQPELFTPEIKKWISEYFKYAIDQEIKWGQYVTQDQILGINNTLIDRYIKYLGNLRVTQIGFQPLYPEITENPMKWIDDFRKINNTKTDFFQRKPQTYAKANELKW; from the coding sequence ATGTTAGATAGTTCTGAGAAGGTGCTTCAGAGGAAGCTTATATTCAACCCGGAGGGCGCAAGGGAAGCTTCAGAGAGGAGAGTCATAAACGGAAACCCAACCAACATCATAGAGCTTAACAATATCAAGTATGCCTGGGCTTTTGACCTTTACAAGACCATGGGATTTTCCAACTTCTGGATACCCGAAGAGATACCCCTGATGGAGGATAAGAAGCAGTATGAGAGGGTACTCTCAGATTACGAGAGGAGAGCTTACGAGCTCGTCCTGAGTTTCCTTATAGCTCTTGACTCCTTCCAAGTAGATATGCTCAAGGACTTTGCGAGGATGATAACCGCTCCGGAGATAGAGATGGCTCTCACCGCCCAGGAATTTCAGGAGTCAGTACACGCCTACTCTTACCAGTTCATACTTGAATCGGTGGTAGACCCCATAAAAGCCGACGAGATATATAACTTCTGGAGGGAAGATGAAAGACTTAGGGAGAGGAACGAAGTCGTTGCTGAGGTCTACAACGAGTTTATAAGAAAACCCTCCCAAGAGAACTTTATTAAGGCTGTGATAGGAAATTATATACTGGAGTCCCTTTACTTCTATTCGGGTTTTGCCTTCTTTTACACCCTTGGAAGGCAGGGTAAAATGACCAACACCGTCCAGCAGATAAAGTATATAAACAGAGACGAGCTAACCCACGTGACCCTCTTCAGGAATATGATCCTATCCCTTCAAAAAGAACAACCTGAGCTCTTCACGCCCGAAATAAAGAAGTGGATATCTGAATACTTCAAATACGCTATAGACCAGGAGATAAAGTGGGGGCAGTACGTAACACAGGACCAGATACTCGGTATAAATAATACCCTGATAGACAGGTACATAAAGTATCTCGGAAACCTCAGGGTAACCCAGATAGGTTTTCAGCCCCTGTATCCAGAAATAACTGAGAATCCCATGAAGTGGATAGATGACTTCAGAAAGATAAACAACACAAAGACCGACTTCTTCCAGAGAAAACCCCAGACCTACGCTAAGGCTAACGAACTTAAGTGGTAA
- a CDS encoding amidohydrolase, with the protein MERYDLLIKKALLPNGKVKDIAVKSGRFVKIGSDIEAEAGYVINASGKIALPSFANMHTHVPMSLLRGIGADLPLMDWLQKVIWPLEGEFVSPEFVKAGTELGLLEMIKSGTTLFMDMYFYEEEVGKVAKEAGIRAGLGFGILDFPTKVAKTPEEYLKRAREFAESFKGEELVFPVICPHAPYTCSPQTLKKAKELADELGLYLHIHVAETKDEVERIREEYGNTPIRYLSSIDFLSDRVLCAHMVWLDEEEMEIVKERDVKVAHCPESNLKLASGIAPVPEYIRKGIHVCLGTDGSASNDNLDMLEELSTMAKLHKGVSLDAKAIDAVTALKVATQNGFSAVGIRAGRIEEGYEADMILIDPENPHLQPLYDPVAQVVYSAQSSDIDTVICRGKVLMEKRELKTLDEERILYEAKIWGEKIRNFLDRYKG; encoded by the coding sequence ATGGAGAGATACGACCTGCTTATAAAGAAGGCTCTCCTTCCCAACGGGAAGGTAAAGGATATAGCGGTCAAAAGTGGTAGGTTTGTAAAGATAGGAAGTGATATAGAAGCTGAAGCGGGTTACGTAATAAACGCCAGTGGTAAGATAGCTCTTCCCTCCTTTGCCAACATGCACACCCACGTTCCCATGTCCCTCCTGAGAGGTATAGGGGCAGACCTACCCCTCATGGACTGGCTCCAGAAGGTTATATGGCCTCTTGAAGGTGAGTTCGTATCGCCTGAGTTTGTCAAAGCTGGAACAGAGCTGGGGCTCTTGGAGATGATAAAGTCCGGAACCACCCTCTTTATGGATATGTACTTCTATGAGGAGGAGGTGGGAAAGGTTGCCAAGGAGGCTGGTATAAGAGCTGGCTTGGGTTTTGGAATTCTGGACTTCCCCACAAAGGTAGCAAAGACACCAGAGGAGTATCTGAAGAGGGCAAGGGAGTTTGCTGAGAGCTTCAAGGGTGAGGAACTCGTTTTCCCTGTGATATGCCCCCACGCACCCTACACCTGCTCACCTCAAACTCTCAAGAAAGCTAAAGAACTCGCCGATGAACTCGGTCTCTACCTTCACATACATGTAGCTGAGACAAAGGACGAGGTGGAGAGGATAAGGGAGGAGTATGGAAACACCCCCATAAGATATCTCAGCAGCATAGACTTCTTGTCCGATAGGGTTCTGTGTGCCCACATGGTCTGGCTGGACGAGGAAGAGATGGAGATAGTAAAAGAAAGAGACGTCAAGGTAGCCCACTGCCCTGAAAGTAACCTAAAGCTAGCTTCAGGGATCGCACCGGTTCCTGAGTACATAAGGAAAGGGATTCATGTGTGTCTTGGAACGGACGGCTCTGCCTCCAACGACAACCTTGACATGCTTGAGGAACTCTCCACCATGGCGAAGCTCCATAAGGGTGTAAGCCTTGATGCAAAAGCTATTGATGCTGTAACTGCTCTGAAAGTGGCAACCCAGAACGGATTCTCAGCTGTAGGAATAAGGGCAGGAAGGATAGAGGAGGGGTATGAAGCGGATATGATACTTATAGACCCAGAAAACCCCCATCTTCAACCCCTTTACGACCCTGTGGCACAGGTGGTTTACTCAGCCCAGTCCTCGGATATAGATACGGTGATATGCAGGGGCAAGGTCCTCATGGAGAAAAGGGAGCTAAAGACCCTGGACGAGGAGAGGATTCTTTACGAAGCAAAGATATGGGGGGAGAAGATAAGAAACTTTCTTGACAGATACAAAGGATAA
- the mnmA gene encoding tRNA 2-thiouridine(34) synthase MnmA, whose product MRVAVGMSGGVDSSVAALLLKENGHEVIGVTLRFHTTEACEVNGTHNVCCSPKDVQDAARVSQKLGIPHLTFDWEKIFKERVIDYFVREYSLGRTPNPCALCNREVKTGYFARYLKAVADIDRLATGHYARIEEHPAFGRIIRRGVDSRRDQSYFLALVRKEDLELLDFPLGSMTKDEVREIARKHNLDVAEKRDSQEVCFLMGRSPGEYIETAIGKREGPIKHISGKVLGKHTGIYNFTIGQRRGLGISYGKPLYVVDIDPRTNTVLVGEEEYLYNDTLYVKGVNFHVPPEQWHKVSAQIRYRHTPVEVESFKRLSDVYEVRFKEDVRGITPGQVIAFYNEDILLGGGIIEGTGT is encoded by the coding sequence ATGAGAGTTGCCGTTGGAATGAGCGGTGGTGTTGATAGCAGTGTGGCCGCCCTCTTACTAAAAGAAAATGGTCATGAAGTAATAGGTGTCACTCTGCGTTTTCATACAACCGAAGCATGCGAGGTCAATGGAACCCACAACGTTTGCTGTTCTCCAAAGGACGTACAGGATGCGGCAAGGGTTTCCCAAAAGCTGGGAATACCACACCTAACATTTGATTGGGAAAAAATCTTTAAAGAAAGAGTAATAGATTACTTCGTGAGGGAGTATTCTCTCGGAAGAACCCCAAATCCATGCGCTTTATGTAACAGAGAGGTAAAGACAGGATACTTCGCAAGGTATCTGAAAGCCGTCGCCGATATAGATAGGCTCGCAACAGGACACTACGCGAGGATAGAGGAACATCCAGCGTTTGGAAGGATTATAAGAAGAGGAGTGGACAGCAGAAGGGATCAGTCTTACTTCTTAGCCCTTGTGAGAAAGGAAGACCTTGAGCTTCTGGATTTTCCCCTCGGCAGTATGACAAAAGACGAGGTTCGGGAAATAGCGAGAAAGCATAACCTTGACGTCGCGGAGAAGAGGGATTCCCAGGAGGTTTGTTTTCTGATGGGAAGGTCTCCGGGGGAGTATATTGAAACCGCGATCGGGAAGAGGGAGGGACCCATAAAACACATCTCCGGTAAGGTCCTGGGAAAACACACAGGTATATACAACTTTACGATAGGTCAGAGAAGAGGTCTTGGGATTTCTTACGGAAAACCACTTTACGTTGTGGACATAGACCCAAGAACAAATACGGTCCTTGTCGGGGAGGAAGAGTACCTGTACAACGATACCCTATATGTGAAGGGCGTGAACTTCCACGTTCCTCCCGAGCAGTGGCATAAGGTCAGTGCCCAGATAAGGTACAGGCACACACCTGTTGAAGTTGAAAGCTTTAAAAGGTTATCCGATGTATATGAAGTGAGGTTCAAGGAGGACGTAAGGGGGATAACACCCGGGCAAGTGATAGCCTTTTACAACGAAGATATTCTGCTCGGTGGGGGAATAATTGAGGGAACGGGTACATGA
- a CDS encoding bifunctional diguanylate cyclase/phosphodiesterase: MKLKPKLVALLPFTLTALILNLFSVSLFLDSIAFIFGGALVFFFLETYGFRFAFGLSLILGAQIYIIYADPVSSVFLPISLISIYLIKRNFRLSLILAGWSFWVLLGWWVYLIFLLNLFNVEELIAITLALKESVNGLVNVTIASLLVLLYKYYFDRESRISYAELVFVFIVAVSVTQLFLISALKAREEEKHMVKSIKGDIEAISKNIRENVVYWLDIHLNAVRELANRLVIWGHSNREQLQKETEAIRRSFTEFHACYIADKNATAITFYPEVNPRGKYMIGTNFSFRPYYKDVKSTLRHTFTEVFVAKFALIPVVGIAVPAVKEGEFLGYAYCGLRLDRIRDIVKEFSLKEGVFITLIDKNGKVITSNREDQKPMHDFERGELQVTKFGLILEGRNNDHGRKSSLRIDTLYHSFFYNELKLREDIGWSVVMEVSLIPYLNVLFSKLNVSFLLLHLFTFVSFLISRFLTFVATRPVSKLADSIDVITRNIEKRPDILLPNTNIKEIGKLNRSFEAMAKKALEYMDELRRLAYYDPLTELPNRTLLRDRIENAIRFAKRNSTRVAVLFIDLDYFKTVNDTLGHEVGDRILAQVAKRLNSVFRSTDTVARFGGDEFVAVIPDLKDINDVVKVTEKVLKVFETPFEVEGEDIYLSASVGIALYPDNGADPTELIKNADMAMYRAKEEGKNNFAFFTEDMNKKAIEILNTKNRLHKALERGEFLLRYQPIYNIESNLIVGFEALLRWEDPEKGLISPASFMPILEELGLIREVGAWVMENAFRKAKEWGDKYGIYVSVNISPRQFAERNFVNKVLDIAEKTETESSKLVLEITETSLMKNPEESVKTLKRLKAKGFRVAVDDFGTGYSSLAYLKKLPIDIIKVDMTFTQSMVNSEVDRSIVKTVIDLARSLGLDSLAEGIETKEQLEMLKVMGCKLAQGYLFGKPVKDEEAEALIRKEKGL; encoded by the coding sequence ATGAAACTGAAACCGAAGCTTGTAGCCCTCTTACCGTTCACACTGACAGCCCTAATCCTGAACCTATTCAGTGTCTCCCTATTCCTTGATAGTATTGCCTTCATCTTTGGGGGCGCGCTTGTATTCTTCTTCCTTGAAACATACGGGTTCAGGTTTGCCTTCGGACTATCACTAATTTTAGGGGCTCAGATATACATCATCTATGCCGACCCTGTCTCTTCAGTGTTTTTACCTATCTCCCTTATCTCCATTTACCTTATTAAAAGAAACTTCAGGCTAAGTCTCATACTGGCGGGGTGGAGCTTCTGGGTTCTACTCGGCTGGTGGGTCTATCTGATATTCCTGCTCAACCTGTTTAACGTTGAAGAGCTAATAGCTATTACCTTAGCCTTGAAGGAGTCCGTAAACGGGCTTGTGAATGTAACCATAGCCAGCCTGCTGGTTCTCCTATACAAGTATTACTTTGACAGGGAGAGCAGAATCTCCTATGCCGAGCTGGTCTTCGTATTCATAGTGGCCGTTTCCGTTACCCAACTTTTCCTCATATCAGCTTTAAAAGCCAGAGAGGAAGAGAAACACATGGTCAAGAGCATAAAAGGTGATATTGAGGCCATTTCAAAGAACATCAGGGAAAACGTGGTTTACTGGCTGGACATTCACCTTAATGCAGTCAGGGAGCTTGCTAACAGGCTGGTCATATGGGGACACTCCAACAGAGAACAACTCCAGAAGGAAACTGAAGCCATAAGGAGGTCTTTCACAGAGTTTCATGCTTGCTACATAGCCGATAAGAACGCAACTGCGATAACCTTCTATCCTGAGGTGAACCCAAGGGGTAAGTACATGATAGGGACGAACTTCAGTTTTAGACCATACTATAAAGACGTCAAGAGCACACTTCGGCACACCTTCACCGAAGTCTTTGTAGCCAAGTTCGCCTTGATACCTGTAGTAGGAATTGCCGTTCCCGCGGTTAAAGAAGGGGAGTTTCTCGGATACGCTTACTGCGGTCTAAGGCTTGACAGGATAAGAGACATTGTAAAGGAGTTTTCCCTTAAAGAGGGGGTTTTCATCACTTTAATTGACAAAAATGGAAAGGTAATAACCTCAAACAGAGAGGACCAAAAGCCAATGCATGACTTTGAACGTGGAGAGCTGCAAGTTACGAAATTTGGACTCATACTTGAGGGAAGAAACAACGACCATGGGAGAAAAAGCTCTTTAAGGATAGACACCCTTTACCACTCTTTCTTCTACAATGAGCTAAAGCTCAGAGAGGACATAGGATGGAGTGTTGTAATGGAGGTGTCACTGATTCCCTACCTGAACGTTCTATTCTCAAAGTTAAACGTTAGCTTTTTACTTTTACACCTCTTTACATTCGTATCCTTCCTGATTTCCCGCTTTTTAACTTTTGTTGCCACAAGACCTGTGAGCAAGCTCGCAGACTCCATAGACGTGATAACCAGGAACATAGAAAAGAGACCTGATATCCTGCTTCCGAACACCAACATAAAGGAGATAGGGAAACTAAATAGGTCCTTTGAAGCTATGGCTAAGAAAGCCCTTGAATACATGGATGAGTTGAGGAGGTTAGCCTACTACGACCCACTGACAGAATTACCGAACAGAACCCTTTTGAGGGATAGGATAGAGAACGCAATCCGTTTTGCAAAACGTAACAGCACAAGAGTTGCCGTCCTCTTCATAGACCTTGACTACTTCAAAACTGTGAACGACACGTTAGGTCATGAAGTAGGAGATAGGATACTTGCTCAGGTAGCAAAGAGGCTCAACTCAGTCTTCAGAAGCACTGATACAGTGGCAAGATTCGGTGGAGATGAGTTCGTGGCGGTAATCCCAGACCTAAAGGATATAAATGATGTCGTTAAGGTGACAGAGAAAGTCTTAAAGGTTTTTGAAACTCCCTTTGAGGTGGAAGGAGAAGATATATACCTGTCTGCATCCGTAGGTATAGCTCTGTATCCTGATAACGGTGCAGACCCTACAGAGCTGATAAAAAACGCAGACATGGCCATGTACAGGGCAAAGGAGGAGGGGAAAAATAACTTCGCTTTCTTTACAGAGGATATGAATAAGAAAGCTATAGAGATTCTTAACACGAAAAACAGACTCCATAAAGCTTTGGAGAGGGGAGAGTTCTTGCTCCGATATCAACCTATATACAACATTGAATCAAACTTAATAGTGGGGTTTGAAGCTCTCCTGAGGTGGGAAGACCCTGAAAAAGGACTGATATCTCCAGCAAGCTTTATGCCTATACTGGAGGAGTTGGGATTAATAAGGGAAGTGGGCGCATGGGTTATGGAAAACGCCTTTCGGAAGGCAAAGGAATGGGGAGATAAGTACGGGATATACGTCAGCGTGAACATATCCCCAAGACAGTTCGCCGAAAGGAATTTCGTCAATAAGGTTCTTGATATAGCTGAAAAGACAGAAACCGAAAGCTCAAAGTTGGTCCTTGAGATAACGGAAACCTCCCTCATGAAAAACCCGGAGGAATCGGTCAAAACCCTTAAAAGGTTGAAAGCTAAAGGGTTCAGGGTTGCCGTTGACGACTTCGGAACCGGCTACTCTTCCCTTGCATACCTTAAGAAGCTCCCTATAGACATAATAAAGGTTGATATGACCTTCACTCAGAGCATGGTAAATTCTGAAGTTGACAGGTCTATAGTTAAGACTGTTATAGACTTAGCAAGGTCTCTTGGACTTGATAGTCTTGCGGAAGGTATTGAAACAAAAGAACAGCTTGAAATGCTTAAGGTTATGGGCTGCAAGCTTGCCCAGGGGTACCTATTTGGAAAACCCGTAAAGGATGAGGAAGCGGAAGCTCTTATAAGAAAAGAAAAGGGATTATAA